The DNA window GCAGGAACTAAAAGAGCGGAAAATTGGAGCAAAGTTTTTGAACACATCGATTTTGATGCTGTGTATTCAACTAAATATTATAGAACATATGAAACCGCTAATCCAACTGCTAAAACTAAAGGATTAGAGATTCAATTTTATGATCCAAGACAATTATATTCTGAAGAATTTGCTGAAGAAACTTATGGTAAAACCGTTTTAGTTGTTGGTCATAGTAATACAACTCCAGCTTTTGTAAATGCTATTTTAGGTGAAAAAAAATATGAAAATATAAACGACAATGATAACAGTTATTTATTTATCGTAACGATTTCTGAAGGCCATAAAATCGATCAGGTCCTAAAAATCAATTAACAGTTACATTCATTAATTCAATTTTAGATAGCAGTTTTAGTTGTCCGTTTTCAAATAATTTTGGCAATTCTGAAAGAGGAACAGTAGCATCTATCGGTTTATAATTGTTATAGTCTATAAATCGAACCTCATTAATATAGCGTTCGTTATATGCTTCCCTGAAACGCACACCTATTCCATCATCTTCAGCATAAGAATACGCGAGATAATCCAATTCGAAAGTTTTTGTATCTATCCAATATAAAAATACATCTTCATAATCTTCTCCACCTCCATCTTGGTTGAAAGTGACTTTTACTGTATGGTAGGTTTGTCCATTAATTTCAACATCATTCAAAAGTGATTTGTTAACCGCTTTATCATTCAATCCATAAGGCAAAATTGAAAAATAATGTACCGAATTCACAGAAGCTGAATATTTTACTTTCATAGAATCTTCAACAATAACAGGTGTCATATTACCTGTAAATCGTTCAAAACCATCATTTGTCAAAACATCAAAAATGGAATCTTTATTTGCTGTAACAGTTAAGCGATTTAATAAAAACCTTCCATCATTTCTAATTGCAGAATAGTGTTTGTCTCTAAAATCAAAATCAATAATAGAAGACGTAATTTTGTCTCCTCCTGAATGCTTTATAGCTGTATTGATAATTAATTCAGCGGATGGTTTTTCTGTTTCAACGTTTTTACAATTCAGAAGAAAAAAAGATAGAATTCCTAATATTACATATTTCATTTTGGCATATTTGATTCTTAAGTCGTAAAACTAATTCTTTAATAACAGTTAAAAATAATTACCTTTGTTCTCATGCAAAAACCAGTAAATATAAAGAACAAAAAAGCAAAGTTTGAGTACGAGATTCTAGATACGTACACAGCTGGTATTGTATTAACTGGAACTGAAATCAAATCCATTAGAGAAAGTCAAGCATCAATTGCTGAAAGCTTTTGTGAGTTTAATGATAAAGGTGAATTATTCGTTATAAACATGACCATTCAAGAATATGTTTATGGCAATTATTACAATCATAAACCAAAGGCTGAACGTAAATTACTACTTAATAAACGTGAACTCAAAAAACTTGAGAAAGAGGTTAACGTTAAAGGCAATTCAATTATTCCGTTGCGATTATTTGTAAATGAAAAAGGGCTGGCCAAACTAGACATTGCTTTAGGAAAAGGAAAAAAGTTATTCGATAAACGTGATACCATTAAAGATCGCGATAATAAACGAGATTTAGATCGTATCAAAAAAATTTATAACTAAAGTCATCTTTTTGGCATCGTAATTGTGTGAAAACATTTAACAATTACAATAGTTTTATTTATGATTGTTTAACAACCTCAATTTGTTAAAATGTCTAAGTTTGACAATTGTAAGGCAACCTTTTTAATAAAAAGTACGTCTTTATAATAAAGACACCATCAATCAATCAACCATATGAAAAAAATACGTCTCACCACACTTACATTATTATATGCATTTGTTTCATTTTCACAAATTAAAGGAACCGTTGCAGATACGAACAGCAAGCCCTTGCCATTTGTAAATATCTTTATCGAAAACACATACAAAGGCACAACCAGTAATGAAGAAGGAATTTATGAACTCAACATTTCAAAACCGGATACTTATACGGTTGTATTTCAGTTTTTAGGTTATAAAACAGTCAAAAAAACGGTGACCATTGAATCGTTTCCATTTAATCTTGATGCTGTTTTAGCTGACGAAGAAATCTCTTTAAATGAAGTCGTTGTTACTGCTGGAGAAAATCCAGCCAATATTATTATAAGACAAGCCATTGCAAAGCGAAAAGAAAATCTTGAAAAAATTAAAAGCTATAAAGCCGATTTTTATTCTCGTGGATTAATTAGAATTAAAGATGCTCCTGAAAAAATTCTCGGACAAGAGGTTGGAGATCTTGGTGGTGGTTTAGATTCTACTCGAAGTGGTGTGATCTATTTATCTGAAACCATATCAAAACTTGAATTTTTAAGGCCAAATAAGCTTAAAGAAAAAATTGTGGCATCTAAAGTAAGTGGCGATGACAAAGGATTTAGCTTTAATAATGCTATTGATGTAGAATTTGATTTATACTACAATACCATCGAACTTGGAAATCAAATCATTTCTCCAATTGCGAACAATGCATTTGGATATTATCGTTATACTTTAGAAGGTGTTTTCTATGATGACAGAGGGCATTTAATCAATAAAATTAAAGCGACACCTCGTCGTAAAAATGATCCTGTCTTCGAAGGGTTTATTTATATTGTAGAAGATCAATGGACCATCTACGCTGCCGAACTAGATATTACTGGTATTCAAGCGCGACTTCCAGCAGTTGACAAAGTGAAAATTACTCAAAATTTCGCGTATTCTGAACAAGGAAACCTTTGGACTAAAATTTCTCAAAATATAGATTTCAAATACGGCTTATTTGGAATAAAAGGAGATGGTCGTTTTACAGCTGTTTATAGTAATTATGTGATTAATCCAGGCTTAACACGTAAAGATTTCAGTAGAGAAATAGTCTCTTTTGCAGATGAAGCTAATAAAAAAGATTCTACATTTTGGACAGCAGTGAGACCTGTTCCATTAACTGATGAAGAAATCACTGACTATATCAAAAAGGATAGCATTCAAATTGTAAAAGATTCAAAAGTTTATAAAGACTCTGTAGATCAGGTTAATAACAAATTCAAATTTAGCAATATTATTGGTGGTTATACGTACAGTAATACTTACGAAAACTGGCGTGCAGGCATTACGTCTCCAATTGAAGCAATTAGTTTTAATACAGTGCAAGGCTGGAATGGAAATGTTGGTGGTTTTTACACCAAAAGCTTTGACGATTATAAGCGTTATTTTTCAGTAAATGGAAACATAAATTATGGTTTTAGCGATCATCGTTTGCGTGGTACATTATCTACAACGTATAAATTTAATGATACAAGTCGACCATTTTTAACTGTTT is part of the Psychroserpens ponticola genome and encodes:
- a CDS encoding phosphoglycerate mutase family protein, whose protein sequence is MKYFLILAFALSFIIPVKAQEQTKPSTTTYYLIRHAEKDRSDTTNKNPNLNDAGTKRAENWSKVFEHIDFDAVYSTKYYRTYETANPTAKTKGLEIQFYDPRQLYSEEFAEETYGKTVLVVGHSNTTPAFVNAILGEKKYENINDNDNSYLFIVTISEGHKIDQVLKIN
- a CDS encoding DUF6503 family protein, which produces MKYVILGILSFFLLNCKNVETEKPSAELIINTAIKHSGGDKITSSIIDFDFRDKHYSAIRNDGRFLLNRLTVTANKDSIFDVLTNDGFERFTGNMTPVIVEDSMKVKYSASVNSVHYFSILPYGLNDKAVNKSLLNDVEINGQTYHTVKVTFNQDGGGEDYEDVFLYWIDTKTFELDYLAYSYAEDDGIGVRFREAYNERYINEVRFIDYNNYKPIDATVPLSELPKLFENGQLKLLSKIELMNVTVN
- the smpB gene encoding SsrA-binding protein SmpB — translated: MQKPVNIKNKKAKFEYEILDTYTAGIVLTGTEIKSIRESQASIAESFCEFNDKGELFVINMTIQEYVYGNYYNHKPKAERKLLLNKRELKKLEKEVNVKGNSIIPLRLFVNEKGLAKLDIALGKGKKLFDKRDTIKDRDNKRDLDRIKKIYN
- a CDS encoding DUF5686 and carboxypeptidase regulatory-like domain-containing protein gives rise to the protein MKKIRLTTLTLLYAFVSFSQIKGTVADTNSKPLPFVNIFIENTYKGTTSNEEGIYELNISKPDTYTVVFQFLGYKTVKKTVTIESFPFNLDAVLADEEISLNEVVVTAGENPANIIIRQAIAKRKENLEKIKSYKADFYSRGLIRIKDAPEKILGQEVGDLGGGLDSTRSGVIYLSETISKLEFLRPNKLKEKIVASKVSGDDKGFSFNNAIDVEFDLYYNTIELGNQIISPIANNAFGYYRYTLEGVFYDDRGHLINKIKATPRRKNDPVFEGFIYIVEDQWTIYAAELDITGIQARLPAVDKVKITQNFAYSEQGNLWTKISQNIDFKYGLFGIKGDGRFTAVYSNYVINPGLTRKDFSREIVSFADEANKKDSTFWTAVRPVPLTDEEITDYIKKDSIQIVKDSKVYKDSVDQVNNKFKFSNIIGGYTYSNTYENWRAGITSPIEAISFNTVQGWNGNVGGFYTKSFDDYKRYFSVNGNINYGFSDHRLRGTLSTTYKFNDTSRPFLTVSGGIEAAQFNASNPISRFENTIASLYFEDNYMKLYDRSFVEANFSEELFNGFRFYTTLSYERRKALFNTSEQVFFPEDDDVYTSNNPLSESAYGIAPFETHNIVKLNVLARINFGQEYLSYPDSKYNITKDKNPTVLLGYEKGLGATNDDYNFDQVKARVYQSFNVSNKGRFSYNIRAGKFFNADDISFVDFQHFNGNQIHFSQQGNYTDVFNNLGYYDLSTNDSYLEMHAEHDFNGFILSRIPLLKKLNFNLVVGAHALATPNNKPYQEYTIGLDNIGWGKWRFLRVDYVRSYQSGFVSDAVLFGLKFF